The following is a genomic window from Phaseolus vulgaris cultivar G19833 chromosome 6, P. vulgaris v2.0, whole genome shotgun sequence.
TCAACGTATGTAACACAAGCTTCAGATTCTCCCAAACATTTTAACAAAGTTCCATCAACACTTGTCTTGTACAAATGATCACTACATTATCTTTCTATCATTCATCATGATACGATTTCGAATTGTTCTGGTAATTTCCCtttatcaaatttagaaaaaaaaagtttgcatCCTAAAGCAATTTGGGCTAATTTAATTGCCTCCATATTCATAAATCTTTCCATATGTTCTATCtcataattatcaaaatatttaagCAAATTACTATTATAGACTTGTACTCTTTAATTGTTTGAttgctaattttaaatttccTGTTATCATTATCATTAGATCTTTCGCACCTAATGCTACTAATTATTCTAAACATGTAAGCAAGACTTCATATTCTGCTTCATTATTCAAACAAAAAGATTGTATTTTGAATAGTAATTCAGTAGGAAGTTTTCTGATGAAATTATAACAATCCCATCCTTGAGattcaaaaaaacaaaaagtataGCAATATTTGTATGTAATTACACTCTTCAGCTAAAAAAATCTGCAACTACCTGTTTTACTAATTTTAAAGCTCTGCAAACGGTAAAGAGTGTTTAGTCAAAAGCTATTGACTATTTCCCAGGATTGATAAGATGATAAGAGATCTATTTTCCACCTGTTTCAGCAATCTGGCAATATTATACGAGGACAATTCTGTTATGTTCACAGGTGTCCATAAACTATCAAGGCAAAAAGGTCACATCATAAAATGATGATTTACACTTCAAATATGTACATCTTTTTTGTCTTTCCTTGATGTTCTAGATCCCTACCACAGTCAGAAGTCGCAGCAATAGGAACGGCAGAATGGATCGGTGTTGAGTTTTCCTCATTCTGTGACGGTTTCAGAATATGCTTAGCACCAGGACCAAGTTTCACAGGACCTGATATTACCATCCCGGTGAGAAGAATCAAAGCCAAGATGGCTTCTAGGATTTAGATTCTGAGCTTCAATCAAAACACATTCACTTCTTGCACCCACTTAGAGTTTAAGTTCAACTTCTCTGCTGTTTTGCTGCAAATTTGTACTTGAAGTCTCTCGAGCCAGCCCAGTGATGGGGCTTAGTTTTTCTGCACTTATATGTGAAGTAACTTGTTAGGTTTTGCAGGATCAAAAGTATTAGCTGCGGGTCTCTTCCTGGCATTGGTGCATGGATGCTGGTCTTTGGCAATCATATCATCTAATATGACTCTGTCAGTGACCCTAAGTATGTTTCTACAATCATCTATGGCAGCAGGTGGTTTGGCAACGAGGGAAACTGAAGCATATGGAGAATAAGGATAAGAATTGGATGTTGGGGAAAGAGGGGCGTTCCTGGGACAGTGAGAAATCACAGAATTAGGATACAAACCATCTGAATGATTCACGAATGGGATAGTTGAATCATTTCTCCATGCATTTTGATGAAAACTTGTAGTAGTAGAGCTCCCAGACATCTTTTGATATGTTGAGCCTGATGACCATGCTGGAAAACTGCTATAGGACCTCTTGAGCGAAGATGATTTGGCCTGTTCTTCAACAATTGGGTGCAAGAAAGGAAATCCAAAAGCTGAATTCGTTACACGATGGTGCTTCTTCCAGTCATTCTGCTCACCATTGCTTAAAGTAGACAGATGGAAATTGTAAGGAGGAGATGGTACCTGAGAATGAAAGCAGAGTCCTGGTGTTTTAGCTCCAGAAACAAACTGCTCGGGCAAGTGTTCTGGTTGCCTACTAAATATTGCACAGGAAGTAGGTGCTTGGGAAATAGGATGCAAATTAGTACTAGAATTTATGCTGGTTCCATGGCTTGCATTCTGAGATATATGATCACTTTGCAGGTTAAGAAATTCAGAGTCACCTTTAATCAACAGGGTACTTTGTAATGCTCGATTGCTTTGAATTTTCACAGATTGTAACACATTCTCCGTTTGTCTCTGTAATTCGGAACCAGTAGCCCAATCAGGCATATAGCATCTTCCTAATAAAGAATTATCCATAGAGGTATCTACAGAATAATGCCTTCTTCTGGATTCCTCTTCAGCCCAAAGAACTCCTCCGAAAATTTGTTGCTTTTCTTTGCTGCTTCTACCGATCGGAACATCTTTTCCCATCAACCTCATTGTTGGTTGGCTGGAAATAGGTGAAACAAGAACCGGGCTTCCTCTCGGAGAAATCATTCCATATTCCTTATGATTTGGCACCTTGCCAAGTTGATTTTGTTCAATGAAAGGGTTTCTCATAAGGTTCAATTCTGAATCAAGTGGCTGGTCATGGACATTGGAACACCAATCAGAATTATGCGGGTAGATATCTGCTTTCCTCCTGCCATGTAACTCTCTAACACCTAACCAACTACCTGAATAATGCGGAAATGAATTTCCCCGATCCTGAGGAATCTTCTGGACAACATGCCTCTTACCAATCCTTAAATAGTCCTGGCTATTTTGATGGAAAACATTATTCACAGGTGTTCTTAAAGAACCTCTAAAAGTACATGATGTCTCTGGCTGGATCGTCCCAACTTTTCCACTTGAACCGAAGTTGATTAGCTCACCATGAGAATTGAGAGGCAAACCATAAGAGTTCTGCTCCATGCAGTAATTCCTTACGCTTCCTTTACCCCAGCCGGGCAAGAGAAACGAATTATCAATCATATCTGCAGAAAAGGTGCCTGACAACGATCGGCCACCCATAGCTTGGCCATTATTATCCTTGTTCCCATATGTGTGGAATGAAAATTCAGTTCTCTCATTTACTTCATTGAAGGAAGCAGAATAAGAGGGTGAAGGCTCCAAATATGTCCTTGTATTTGCATGTGTAGGCTGAAAAGTTGGACCTCCCAAATGATCAATGAATTTTCCAGCGTAACTAAAAGCTTCAGATTCACACGCTTGCGTATTTATGCCAGAAGCCTGCCCCCCTTGAAATGCTGAGAGAGATCTAGAAACGTTACCATGTGGAGAAACATGCATAGTGGTTGTGTTGCCATCAAACCGGTGTAAATTATTATCACAAATTGTCATGTGGGATAATGATTCAGAATTCTCAAATACGTTTTTTGATTTCTCTTGATTGGTACACGGCTTTAAAAAATTTTGCACGCAAACCTGTTCCAGGGTATTGGAAAACTGTTTACTTTCAACTCTAGGACTAACCTCCTTTCTCTTATCTGTGTTAATGGCAATGTtatcctttcttctttcttccaaATTCGCAGTTCCTTCAACAGTTCCAGAGGACTGCTCCTTTCCAAATGAAGAGGCCAGCGTATCTGAAGATAAACTGAACACGGTTTCATCAAACGAGTTTCTCTTTTTCGGACTAAGTATCGCCGAATCCTCAGCAGAAAATCCCAAATGCTTATAAACTGATGGTGCTTGAACATCATAGTGGCTTTCCTCAGTACCATTT
Proteins encoded in this region:
- the LOC137831152 gene encoding uncharacterized protein isoform X2, encoding MALAFHGFSIRDYTSKMRTVDVFKCWPFAADGVSRWEAESSLPPMTVPKMSGWENEFGGLRSNIAGDGGDRGRENRLSQADSDESESEKVDKFVTCGCAVEEEQEKIEMICPVCGDFNAATLTAVNAHIDGCLVRRVREERQRMRRLKLKAPKKRSIAEIFELKEGVEEEKTQSEIETVLKILPLDSGEVSSAVTKLRWLSERLEALRSNGISFESVKSVGANANSPEEEKLEMLRPVCRVFNAATVTAANAHISGCLATSMREERGRRSSLDNPKPKAPKKRSIADILTVALPIDAYGDGELAAEGEKDDEGEKFGEEFVKYGFSGVRMKSKKCTNNNVRKKKKVKKVIMKKKNKVEKHSVLSLNGEGKKINKRKKKKKKLNNFFTAEKGDACKRKMQNPVYSLRKLGTVGNKKVKIDDIDASSAHEKKLGVNILSVERKEKVKNWDLVVKQPKAASPISSIPKNHKHISGSTSSGSSNIQNGTEESHYDVQAPSVYKHLGFSAEDSAILSPKKRNSFDETVFSLSSDTLASSFGKEQSSGTVEGTANLEERRKDNIAINTDKRKEVSPRVESKQFSNTLEQVCVQNFLKPCTNQEKSKNVFENSESLSHMTICDNNLHRFDGNTTTMHVSPHGNVSRSLSAFQGGQASGINTQACESEAFSYAGKFIDHLGGPTFQPTHANTRTYLEPSPSYSASFNEVNERTEFSFHTYGNKDNNGQAMGGRSLSGTFSADMIDNSFLLPGWGKGSVRNYCMEQNSYGLPLNSHGELINFGSSGKVGTIQPETSCTFRGSLRTPVNNVFHQNSQDYLRIGKRHVVQKIPQDRGNSFPHYSGSWLGVRELHGRRKADIYPHNSDWCSNVHDQPLDSELNLMRNPFIEQNQLGKVPNHKEYGMISPRGSPVLVSPISSQPTMRLMGKDVPIGRSSKEKQQIFGGVLWAEEESRRRHYSVDTSMDNSLLGRCYMPDWATGSELQRQTENVLQSVKIQSNRALQSTLLIKGDSEFLNLQSDHISQNASHGTSINSSTNLHPISQAPTSCAIFSRQPEHLPEQFVSGAKTPGLCFHSQVPSPPYNFHLSTLSNGEQNDWKKHHRVTNSAFGFPFLHPIVEEQAKSSSLKRSYSSFPAWSSGSTYQKMSGSSTTTSFHQNAWRNDSTIPFVNHSDVSLVAKPPAAIDDCRNILRVTDRVILDDMIAKDQHPCTNARKRPAANTFDPAKPNKLLHI
- the LOC137831152 gene encoding uncharacterized protein isoform X1 yields the protein MALAFHGFSIRDYTSKMRTVDVFKCWPFAADGVSRWEAESSLPPMTVPKMSGWENEFGGLRSNIAGDGGDRGRENRLSQADSDESESEKVDKFVTCGCAVEEEQEKIEMICPVCGDFNAATLTAVNAHIDGCLVRRVREERQRMRRLKLKAPKKRSIAEIFELKEGVEEEKTQSEIETVLKILPLDSGEVSSAVTKLRWLSERLEALRSNGISFESVKSVGANANSPEEEKLEMLRPVCRVFNAATVTAANAHISGCLATSMREERGRRSSLDNPKPKAPKKRSIADILTVALPIDAYGDGELAAEGEKDDEGEKFGEEFVKYGFSGVRMKSKKCTNNNVRKKKKVKKVIMKKKNKVEKHSVLSLNGEGKKINKRKKKKKKLNNFFTAEKGDACKRKMQNPVYSLRKLGTVGNKKVKIDDIDASSAHEKKLGVNILSVERKEKVKNWDLVVKQPKAASPISSIPKNHKHISGSTSSGSSNIQNGTEESHYDVQAPSVYKHLGFSAEDSAILSPKKRNSFDETVFSLSSDTLASSFGKEQSSGTVEGTANLEERRKDNIAINTDKRKEVSPRVESKQFSNTLEQVCVQNFLKPCTNQEKSKNVFENSESLSHMTICDNNLHRFDGNTTTMHVSPHGNVSRSLSAFQGGQASGINTQACESEAFSYAGKFIDHLGGPTFQPTHANTRTYLEPSPSYSASFNEVNERTEFSFHTYGNKDNNGQAMGGRSLSGTFSADMIDNSFLLPGWGKGSVRNYCMEQNSYGLPLNSHGELINFGSSGKVGTIQPETSCTFRGSLRTPVNNVFHQNSQDYLRIGKRHVVQKIPQDRGNSFPHYSGSWLGVRELHGRRKADIYPHNSDWCSNVHDQPLDSELNLMRNPFIEQNQLGKVPNHKEYGMISPRGSPVLVSPISSQPTMRLMGKDVPIGRSSKEKQQIFGGVLWAEEESRRRHYSVDTSMDNSLLGRCYMPDWATGSELQRQTENVLQSVKIQSNRALQSTLLIKGDSEFLNLQSDHISQNASHGTSINSSTNLHPISQAPTSCAIFSRQPEHLPEQFVSGAKTPGLCFHSQVPSPPYNFHLSTLSNGEQNDWKKHHRVTNSAFGFPFLHPIVEEQAKSSSLKRSYSSFPAWSSGSTYQKMSGSSTTTSFHQNAWRNDSTIPFVNHSDGLYPNSVISHCPRNAPLSPTSNSYPYSPYASVSLVAKPPAAIDDCRNILRVTDRVILDDMIAKDQHPCTNARKRPAANTFDPAKPNKLLHI
- the LOC137831152 gene encoding uncharacterized protein isoform X3; translated protein: MALAFHGFSIRDYTSKMRTVDVFKCWPFAADGVSRWEAESSLPPMTVPKMSGWENEFGGLRSNIAGDGGDRGRENRLSQADSDESESEKVDKFVTCGCAVEEEQEKIEMICPVCGDFNAATLTAVNAHIDGCLVRRVREERQRMRRLKLKAPKKRSIAEIFELKEGVEEEKTQSEIETVLKILPLDSGEVSSAVTKLRWLSERLEALRSNGISFESVKSVGANANSPEEEKLEMLRPVCRVFNAATVTAANAHISGCLATSMREERGRRSSLDNPKPKAPKKRSIADILTVALPIDAYGDGELAAEGEKDDEGEKFGEEFVKYGFSGVRMKSKKCTNNNVRKKKKVKKVIMKKKNKVEKHSVLSLNGEGKKINKRKKKKKKLNNFFTAEKGDACKRKMQNPVYSLRKLGTVGNKKVKIDDIDASSAHEKKLGVNILSVERKEKVKNWDLVVKQPKAASPISSIPKNHKHISGSTSSGSSNIQNGTEESHYDVQAPSVYKHLGFSAEDSAILSPKKRNSFDETVFSLSSDTLASSFGKEQSSGTVEGTANLEERRKDNIAINTDKRKEVSPRVESKQFSNTLEQVCVQNFLKPCTNQEKSKNVFENSESLSHMTICDNNLHRFDGNTTTMHVSPHGNVSRSLSAFQGGQASGINTQACESEAFSYAGKFIDHLGGPTFQPTHANTRTYLEPSPSYSASFNEVNERTEFSFHTYGNKDNNGQAMGGRSLSGTFSADMIDNSFLLPGWGKGSVRNYCMEQNSYGLPLNSHGELINFGSSGKVGTIQPETSCTFRGSLRTPVNNVFHQNSQDYLRIGKRHVVQKIPQDRGNSFPHYSGSWLGVRELHGRRKADIYPHNSDWCSNVHDQPLDSELNLMRNPFIEQNQLGKVPNHKEYGMISPRGSPVLVSPISSQPTMRLMGKDVPIGRSSKEKQQIFGGVLWAEEESRRRHYSVDTSMDNSLLGRCYMPDWATGSELQRQTENVLQSVKIQSNRALQSTLLIKGDSEFLNLQSDHISQNASHGTSINSSTNLHPISQAPTSCAIFSRQPEHLPEQFVSGAKTPGLCFHSQAKSSSLKRSYSSFPAWSSGSTYQKMSGSSTTTSFHQNAWRNDSTIPFVNHSDGLYPNSVISHCPRNAPLSPTSNSYPYSPYASVSLVAKPPAAIDDCRNILRVTDRVILDDMIAKDQHPCTNARKRPAANTFDPAKPNKLLHI